The region TAGCCGGATTGTCCGCTCCGCGGACATCTCCCCGATTGTCCGTTCCGCGGACGGTGAAGTCGGCCATGACTTTCGGATAACCCCAGATCGTGCGGCCGGCCTCCAGCGTGAACGACTGGTCCACCGGCAGGTGATGGACGAAGGCGCCGGCCGACTGGAGCGCGCGCAGTCCGCGGGCGTTCGAGCCCGGCGGATTCACCATCACGTTCGTGCCGTACTCGTAGTACTGCCCGAGGTCGGTGTCCTCGTAGCGCATCAGCATGAGCACGACGAGCGCCTTGTTCCTGCCGAACCGGCACACCCGGAATCCGCTGTAGTCGATCATGCGCTGGGCGGCGTCGGCGTCCACGGTGAACATCGCCGTGTGCTGGTGGGCCGTGCGGACCCGGACCGGCATCGTGAGCACCGTGCCGGCGATCGTGTGCTGGGAGACTGGCGTGCTGTGGCTCACACAACCAAATCTAGAACGTGTTCTAGACAGACTGCAAGAAGTGTCTAGCCACCTACACCAGACCGGCCAGGTCGCGGATCTGCTCGGGCGAGCGCGCCCCCACGACCATC is a window of Mycolicibacterium chubuense NBB4 DNA encoding:
- a CDS encoding acetoacetate decarboxylase family protein, with translation MPVRVRTAHQHTAMFTVDADAAQRMIDYSGFRVCRFGRNKALVVLMLMRYEDTDLGQYYEYGTNVMVNPPGSNARGLRALQSAGAFVHHLPVDQSFTLEAGRTIWGYPKVMADFTVRGTDNRGDVRGADNPATVRGADNPGDVRDGRRFGFDVRIDGQLAVSMDFTPGLPVPAAFTARPQVHSTYSHLDGVTRETPGEMRMTGVRYRPGGVDIRLGDHPYAAELAALGLPKRALVSSSAANVDMTFGDAKEIV